A single genomic interval of Microbacterium hydrocarbonoxydans harbors:
- the argH gene encoding argininosuccinate lyase — translation MVDAKNDGTNEGALWGARFATGPSPELVALSRSTHFDWVLAPYDIAGSHAHAKALEAAGYLEPDEAVRMHEGLDAVARRIADGTLQPVPSDEDVHGALEQALIAELGPELGGRLRAGRSRNDQIATLVRMYLIDHARVIARDLLRVIDALVAQAEAHPDAILPGRTHLQHAQPVLLAHHLQAHGWPLVRELERLVDWRRRAGVSPYGGGALAGSTLGLDPALVASELGLDRPAENSLDGTAARDVVAEFAFIAAMTGVDLSRLSEEIILWNTREFGFVTLHDGYSTGSSIMPQKKNPDIAELARGKSGRLIGNLSGLMATLKGLPLAYNRDLQEDKEPVFDSVQTLEVVLPAFAGMVATLRFDTERMAALAPQGFSLATDVAEWLVKRRVPFRDAHEISGALVRACEEQGIGLEDASDDLLLSVSPHLVAEVREVLTIEGSVASRTGAGGTAPVRVAEQRTELVARAQAAAHALGL, via the coding sequence ATGGTCGACGCGAAGAACGACGGCACCAACGAGGGCGCGCTGTGGGGCGCCCGGTTCGCCACCGGCCCCTCGCCCGAGCTGGTCGCGCTGAGCCGATCGACCCACTTCGACTGGGTGCTGGCGCCGTACGACATCGCAGGATCGCACGCTCACGCGAAGGCGCTCGAGGCCGCCGGCTATCTCGAGCCCGACGAGGCGGTCAGGATGCACGAGGGGCTGGATGCCGTGGCCCGCCGCATCGCCGACGGCACTCTGCAGCCGGTGCCCTCGGACGAGGATGTGCACGGCGCGCTCGAGCAGGCGCTGATCGCCGAGCTCGGCCCTGAGCTCGGCGGGCGCCTCCGCGCCGGTCGCAGCCGCAACGACCAGATCGCGACGCTCGTGCGGATGTACCTGATCGACCATGCCCGCGTCATCGCGCGCGACCTCCTGCGCGTCATCGATGCGCTCGTGGCCCAGGCCGAGGCGCACCCGGACGCCATCCTTCCCGGTCGCACCCACTTGCAGCATGCGCAGCCGGTGCTGCTCGCTCACCACCTGCAGGCGCACGGCTGGCCGCTGGTGCGCGAGCTCGAGCGTCTCGTCGACTGGCGCCGTCGTGCCGGCGTCTCCCCGTACGGTGGGGGAGCGCTTGCCGGGTCGACCCTGGGGCTCGACCCGGCTCTGGTCGCCTCCGAGCTCGGCCTCGATCGCCCGGCGGAGAACTCGCTCGACGGCACCGCCGCCCGCGACGTCGTCGCGGAGTTCGCGTTCATCGCGGCGATGACCGGTGTCGATCTCTCCCGTCTCAGCGAGGAGATCATCCTCTGGAACACCCGCGAGTTCGGATTCGTCACACTGCACGACGGGTACTCGACGGGGTCGAGCATCATGCCGCAGAAGAAGAACCCCGACATCGCCGAGCTCGCTCGCGGCAAGTCCGGGCGTCTGATCGGCAATCTCTCCGGGCTCATGGCCACGCTCAAGGGACTCCCGCTCGCGTACAACCGCGACCTGCAGGAGGACAAGGAGCCGGTGTTCGATTCGGTGCAGACCCTCGAGGTCGTGCTGCCTGCGTTCGCCGGGATGGTCGCGACTCTGCGCTTCGACACCGAGCGGATGGCGGCGCTGGCGCCGCAGGGGTTCTCGCTGGCGACCGACGTGGCCGAGTGGCTCGTCAAGCGCCGGGTGCCGTTCCGCGATGCGCACGAGATCTCCGGAGCCCTCGTCCGCGCCTGCGAGGAGCAGGGGATCGGTCTCGAGGACGCATCCGATGATCTGCTGCTCTCGGTGTCCCCTCATCTCGTCGCCGAGGTGCGCGAGGTGCTCACGATCGAGGGATCGGTGGCCTCACGCACCGGAGCGGGCGGCACTGCTCCCGTGCGCGTCGCGGAGCAGCGCACCGAGCTGGTGGCGCGCGCACAGGCCGCGGCGCACGCGCTCGGCCTCTGA
- a CDS encoding SatD family protein codes for MVIAVLADIVGSRQLDDRTAAQRVLDETIAQVEGELPLAQQPLTPTVGDEQQGVYRSLEDAMVSLLMIQLRLPDGIAFRFGIGVGAVSAVDSVHGELADGPGWYAARAAIETVHAREGRAIPRTRTWIVGAPGQDEVMESTIAASNAYLLVRDELVGAMNERERRLTYGRLVGRSQHELAAEEGISQPSVSKSLRNAGSAALLEGLAALRGSNA; via the coding sequence ATGGTCATCGCCGTACTCGCCGACATCGTGGGCTCCCGCCAGCTCGACGATCGCACAGCGGCGCAGCGCGTCCTCGATGAGACCATCGCGCAGGTCGAGGGCGAGCTCCCTCTCGCACAGCAGCCCCTCACCCCGACGGTGGGCGACGAGCAGCAGGGCGTCTACCGCAGCCTCGAGGATGCGATGGTCTCGCTCCTGATGATCCAGCTCCGGCTGCCGGACGGCATCGCGTTCCGGTTCGGCATCGGCGTCGGAGCCGTCAGCGCGGTCGACTCCGTGCACGGCGAGCTGGCGGACGGCCCCGGCTGGTACGCCGCCCGGGCGGCCATCGAGACCGTGCACGCCAGGGAAGGTCGCGCCATACCGCGCACACGGACCTGGATTGTCGGTGCCCCGGGGCAGGATGAGGTCATGGAGAGCACGATCGCGGCATCGAACGCCTACCTCCTCGTCCGTGACGAGCTGGTCGGAGCGATGAACGAGCGCGAGCGCCGCCTGACGTACGGGCGGCTGGTCGGTCGATCCCAGCATGAGCTCGCTGCCGAAGAGGGCATCTCGCAGCCGAGCGTCTCGAAGTCGCTGCGCAATGCCGGCAGCGCGGCCCTCCTCGAAGGACTCGCCGCGCTGAGAGGATCGAACGCATGA
- a CDS encoding DUF4184 family protein codes for MPFTPSHALVALPFIRTPLVPSAIAIGAMTPDLPLFVRGLGLQYSFTHTFGNVVWTALVAFVLFLVWRVVLRPAVGELTPLWIARRLPDGWKRSGVAAAGEAVGVGLGRPAYPVLLAVSLILGVLTHIVWDLFTHEGRWGVEIFPALEQMWGPLSGYKWLQHGSSVIGLLGLGTWAILRWNRQEPRAGDDRFLPAAVRIAWWLSLPAVLVTACIVGYLAYGPFTAEFTYQHLAYRMLPPACALWGALTLVLCLALPAFRRRHHAG; via the coding sequence ATGCCGTTCACCCCGAGCCACGCTCTGGTCGCTCTGCCGTTCATCCGCACTCCGCTGGTGCCGTCGGCGATCGCGATCGGAGCGATGACCCCCGACCTTCCACTGTTCGTCCGGGGCCTCGGACTCCAGTACTCGTTCACGCACACCTTCGGAAACGTCGTGTGGACGGCGCTGGTCGCATTCGTGCTCTTCCTCGTCTGGCGGGTCGTGCTGCGTCCGGCGGTCGGAGAACTCACGCCGCTCTGGATCGCGCGGCGTCTGCCCGACGGATGGAAGCGCTCAGGCGTCGCGGCCGCCGGCGAAGCGGTCGGCGTGGGTCTCGGGCGACCGGCCTATCCCGTTCTGCTCGCCGTGTCGCTGATCCTGGGCGTGCTGACGCACATCGTGTGGGATCTCTTCACGCATGAGGGGCGCTGGGGCGTCGAGATCTTCCCGGCGCTCGAGCAGATGTGGGGACCGCTGAGCGGCTACAAGTGGCTGCAGCACGGGTCGAGTGTGATCGGGCTCCTCGGCCTCGGCACCTGGGCGATCCTCCGCTGGAACCGGCAGGAACCCCGAGCCGGCGACGACCGGTTCCTCCCTGCAGCGGTGCGCATCGCCTGGTGGCTCTCGCTGCCTGCGGTGCTGGTGACTGCCTGCATCGTCGGCTACCTGGCGTACGGCCCGTTCACCGCCGAGTTCACGTATCAGCACCTGGCCTATCGGATGCTCCCGCCGGCCTGTGCGCTGTGGGGCGCGCTCACGCTGGTGCTCTGCCTCGCACTTCCCGCCTTCCGGCGGCGTCACCACGCGGGCTGA
- a CDS encoding CoA transferase, with protein MRQPPICSPAAALLDRVRTEIGIDWDDDEIAASSPRAVPLPSRLAVSDLAWASVRAAGLAAGIGTPPDPVRIAAAYRSDRMLTVDGVAPDVWSPFSGFWRSRDGWVRTHGNYAHHAARLLAGLDLAAGSGAADVAAVIAGTTTSEAVATITATGGLAVPVLPESPRTNARLRATPLLEVIRSGGADAAPPAARDQDHGSRPLAGIRVLDLTRVIAGPVCTRTLALLGADVLRVDPPHLDEPDWQHLDTGHGKRSILLDARTGRFQELLDRADVVVLGYRPSSLATLGISPDALAARHPGLVIAQLSAWGADAPGRAGFDSLVQAESGIALIESPDGDRPGTLPAQALDHSAGYLLAAAITGLLRRRRREGGTWIIRTSLRRIAAELLGMPRASEPEPEQTMDPSAHTASFDVDGTTLITAGPALPGLAFAAPHRWGSDQPAW; from the coding sequence GTGCGCCAGCCTCCGATCTGCTCCCCCGCCGCTGCCCTCCTCGACCGCGTGCGGACGGAGATCGGCATCGACTGGGACGACGACGAGATCGCCGCGTCGTCACCTCGTGCGGTGCCACTGCCCTCTCGCCTCGCCGTCTCGGATCTGGCCTGGGCGAGCGTGCGCGCCGCGGGTCTCGCCGCCGGCATCGGCACTCCCCCGGACCCCGTCCGCATCGCCGCCGCCTATCGCAGCGACCGTATGCTCACCGTCGACGGCGTCGCGCCCGATGTCTGGTCGCCCTTCTCCGGATTCTGGCGCTCGCGTGACGGCTGGGTGCGCACGCATGGCAATTACGCGCACCACGCGGCGCGATTGCTGGCCGGGCTCGATCTGGCCGCAGGCTCGGGCGCCGCCGACGTGGCAGCCGTCATCGCCGGCACGACGACTTCCGAGGCTGTGGCGACGATCACCGCGACCGGCGGGCTCGCGGTCCCCGTGCTCCCCGAGTCCCCACGCACGAATGCGAGGCTGCGCGCCACCCCGCTCCTCGAGGTCATCCGCTCCGGCGGAGCGGACGCCGCTCCCCCAGCGGCGAGGGATCAGGACCACGGGAGTCGGCCTCTCGCCGGTATCCGCGTCCTTGATCTCACTCGCGTCATCGCGGGGCCGGTCTGCACCCGGACCCTCGCCCTCCTGGGGGCGGACGTGCTGCGGGTCGATCCTCCCCACCTGGACGAACCCGACTGGCAGCATCTCGACACCGGCCACGGCAAGCGCTCCATCCTTCTCGATGCACGCACCGGCCGGTTCCAGGAGCTGCTCGACCGTGCCGACGTCGTCGTGCTCGGCTACCGCCCGTCGTCACTGGCGACGCTCGGCATCTCCCCCGATGCCCTCGCCGCCCGGCATCCCGGGCTCGTGATCGCACAGCTGAGCGCCTGGGGTGCCGACGCACCAGGGCGGGCCGGATTCGACAGTCTCGTGCAGGCGGAGTCCGGAATCGCGCTGATCGAGTCACCCGACGGGGATCGTCCTGGCACGCTACCCGCGCAAGCGCTCGACCACAGCGCGGGCTACCTGCTCGCCGCCGCGATCACGGGGCTGCTCCGGCGTCGTCGACGCGAAGGCGGCACCTGGATCATCCGCACCTCGCTCCGGCGTATCGCCGCCGAACTGCTCGGGATGCCGCGCGCGAGCGAGCCCGAGCCGGAGCAGACGATGGATCCGTCGGCGCACACCGCGTCCTTCGATGTCGACGGGACGACGCTCATCACCGCCGGTCCCGCACTGCCGGGACTCGCTTTCGCGGCTCCGCACCGATGGGGCTCTGATCAGCCCGCGTGGTGA
- a CDS encoding DUF1349 domain-containing protein, with protein sequence MPESDIISWTDGAWTHEPAAVATSADHLDVTAVESSDAWRHTAYGFVHDTEHALLAPLTVGEAMDVSFRAPWDGQFDQAGIFVQIDEEHWIKAGVEYADGHLGLGAVVTDIRSDWSVGYVDEWHGSEITVRVSRWQDAVIVRARADDGEWRLVRVAPFDGDAAASAGPFLAAPTRAGLVVRFTRWTRSAADAELH encoded by the coding sequence ATGCCTGAATCAGACATCATCTCCTGGACCGACGGGGCCTGGACCCACGAGCCCGCCGCAGTAGCGACGTCCGCGGATCACCTCGACGTCACCGCTGTCGAGAGCAGCGACGCCTGGCGTCACACCGCCTACGGGTTCGTGCACGACACCGAGCACGCCCTGCTCGCTCCCCTGACGGTCGGCGAGGCGATGGACGTCTCCTTCCGCGCTCCCTGGGACGGCCAGTTCGACCAGGCCGGGATCTTCGTGCAGATCGACGAGGAGCATTGGATCAAGGCGGGGGTCGAGTACGCCGACGGCCATCTCGGGCTCGGGGCAGTGGTCACCGACATCCGCTCTGACTGGTCGGTGGGGTACGTCGACGAGTGGCACGGCAGCGAGATCACGGTCCGGGTGAGCCGCTGGCAGGATGCCGTCATCGTTCGTGCCCGCGCGGACGACGGAGAGTGGCGACTCGTCCGCGTCGCGCCGTTCGACGGGGATGCCGCCGCATCCGCCGGACCGTTCCTCGCCGCACCCACCCGCGCGGGACTCGTCGTGCGATTCACCCGCTGGACGAGGTCGGCCGCGGACGCCGAACTGCACTGA
- the tyrS gene encoding tyrosine--tRNA ligase: protein MPTADSLERVSNPALTTAPPAIDPTFENVWDELLWRGLVHVSTDQEALRALLAGDPITYYCGFDPTAPSLHLGNLVQLLTLRRIQLAGHKPLGLVGGSTGLIGDPRPTAERTLNTRETVEEWVGRLRTQVERYLSFEGDNAARIVNNLDWTAPLSAIDFLREIGKHYRVGTMLKKDAVAARLNSDEGISYTEFSYQILQGMDFLELYRQYDCVLQTGGSDQWGNLTSGTDLIRRAEGVSAHAIGTPLITNSDGTKFGKSEGNAIWLDADMCSPYRMYQFWLSTTDADVIDRLKVFTFLTRAEIEEYAALVEAEPFRRAAQKRLALEVVATVHGVDAAAAVIAASEALFGQGDLTALDAATLRTAIEELPHTTVAAGAPVVEALVTTGLVSSLSEARRAISQGGVSLDGERVEDETATVAGTLPGGVSVLRRGKKTLAGVFIA from the coding sequence ATGCCGACCGCTGATAGCCTGGAGCGCGTGTCGAATCCCGCTCTGACGACCGCCCCGCCGGCGATCGACCCCACGTTCGAGAACGTGTGGGACGAACTGCTGTGGCGCGGCCTCGTCCATGTGTCCACTGACCAGGAGGCGCTGCGCGCCCTTCTCGCCGGGGACCCGATCACGTATTACTGCGGCTTCGACCCGACGGCTCCCAGCCTGCACCTCGGAAACCTGGTGCAGCTGCTGACGCTGCGGCGCATCCAGCTCGCCGGTCACAAGCCGCTCGGACTCGTCGGAGGATCGACCGGTCTGATCGGTGACCCCCGTCCCACGGCCGAGCGCACGCTCAACACGCGAGAGACGGTCGAGGAATGGGTGGGGCGCCTGCGGACGCAGGTCGAGCGCTACCTGAGCTTCGAGGGCGACAACGCCGCCCGCATCGTCAACAACCTCGACTGGACGGCGCCGCTGTCGGCGATCGACTTCCTGCGCGAGATCGGCAAGCACTACCGCGTCGGCACGATGCTGAAGAAGGATGCGGTCGCTGCGCGCCTGAACTCGGACGAGGGCATCAGCTACACCGAGTTCAGCTACCAGATCCTGCAGGGGATGGACTTCCTCGAGCTCTACCGCCAGTACGACTGTGTGCTGCAGACCGGTGGGTCGGACCAGTGGGGAAATCTGACCAGCGGTACGGATCTGATCCGTCGTGCCGAGGGGGTCTCCGCGCATGCGATCGGCACGCCGCTGATCACGAACAGCGATGGCACCAAGTTCGGCAAGAGCGAGGGCAACGCGATCTGGCTCGACGCCGACATGTGCAGCCCGTACCGGATGTACCAGTTCTGGCTGAGCACGACGGATGCCGACGTCATCGACCGGTTGAAGGTCTTCACCTTCCTCACCAGGGCCGAGATCGAGGAGTACGCGGCTTTGGTCGAGGCCGAGCCGTTCCGTCGTGCAGCGCAGAAGCGTCTCGCGCTGGAGGTCGTCGCCACGGTGCACGGCGTCGATGCCGCGGCCGCGGTGATCGCGGCATCCGAGGCGCTGTTCGGACAGGGCGACCTGACCGCGCTCGACGCGGCGACGCTGCGGACGGCCATCGAGGAGCTGCCTCACACGACTGTCGCGGCGGGAGCGCCGGTGGTCGAGGCGCTCGTGACGACCGGCCTCGTGTCCAGTCTGTCCGAAGCGCGCCGTGCGATCAGCCAGGGTGGGGTGTCGCTCGACGGAGAACGCGTCGAAGACGAGACCGCCACTGTCGCGGGCACGCTGCCCGGCGGAGTGTCTGTCCTGCGGCGCGGCAAGAAGACCCTCGCCGGGGTCTTCATCGCCTGA
- a CDS encoding acetylornithine transaminase, with protein sequence MSNWQDDAANHLVLNAGPRLAMLTRGEGSYLWDSEGKRHLDFLAGIAVTSLGHAHPVFVEAVSRQAATLAHVSNYFATPSQLALAARLKRLAGAGIDGRVFFSNSGAEANEAAFKLARLHGGTEKPRILALENGFHGRTMGSLALTAKASMRAPFEPMPGGVEHIPATIAALEEAIDDTVAAVIVEPIQGEAGVVELPDGYLQAARSLTLKHGALLIVDEIQTGAGRTGAWFGFSHEGITPDAITLAKGIGGGFPIGALVTYGAASALFTPGSHGSTFGGNPLATAVADAVLAEIESAGLVDNAARRGEELREIITGLESPLVTGVRGRGLLIGVALSAPVANDVVAAAQERGLIVNAANPETVRIAPALTIGDAELAEFRELFAASLADVQASLTESGKALA encoded by the coding sequence ATGAGCAACTGGCAGGATGACGCCGCGAACCACCTGGTCCTGAACGCGGGCCCGCGACTGGCGATGCTGACCCGCGGGGAGGGCTCCTACCTCTGGGACTCCGAGGGCAAGCGCCACCTCGACTTCCTGGCCGGCATCGCGGTGACCTCGCTCGGTCACGCGCATCCGGTCTTCGTGGAGGCCGTGTCCAGGCAGGCTGCGACCCTCGCTCATGTCTCGAACTACTTCGCGACCCCGTCGCAGCTCGCGCTCGCCGCGAGGCTGAAGCGCCTCGCGGGTGCCGGCATCGACGGCCGCGTGTTCTTCTCGAACTCCGGAGCCGAGGCGAACGAGGCGGCCTTCAAGCTCGCCCGCCTGCACGGCGGGACCGAGAAGCCCCGCATCCTCGCACTGGAGAACGGCTTCCACGGTCGCACGATGGGCTCGCTCGCACTCACGGCGAAGGCCTCGATGCGTGCCCCGTTCGAGCCGATGCCCGGCGGGGTCGAGCACATCCCCGCCACGATCGCCGCCCTCGAGGAGGCGATCGACGACACTGTCGCGGCCGTCATCGTCGAGCCGATCCAGGGCGAGGCCGGTGTCGTCGAGCTGCCGGACGGATACCTGCAGGCGGCGCGCTCGCTGACCCTGAAGCACGGAGCGCTGCTCATCGTCGACGAGATCCAGACCGGCGCCGGACGCACCGGCGCCTGGTTCGGCTTCAGTCACGAGGGCATCACACCCGATGCCATCACGCTCGCGAAGGGCATCGGCGGCGGTTTCCCGATCGGCGCCCTCGTGACCTACGGCGCGGCCAGTGCCCTGTTCACACCCGGGTCGCACGGCTCGACCTTCGGTGGAAATCCGCTGGCGACGGCCGTGGCCGACGCCGTGCTCGCGGAGATCGAGAGCGCGGGCCTCGTCGACAACGCGGCGCGTCGAGGCGAGGAACTCCGTGAGATCATCACCGGTCTGGAGTCGCCTCTCGTCACCGGCGTGCGCGGTCGAGGCCTGCTGATCGGCGTCGCGCTGAGCGCGCCGGTCGCGAACGATGTGGTCGCCGCCGCACAGGAGCGCGGGCTCATCGTGAACGCCGCCAACCCCGAGACCGTGCGCATCGCGCCCGCCCTCACCATCGGAGACGCCGAGCTCGCCGAGTTCCGTGAGCTCTTCGCCGCCTCGCTCGCCGACGTGCAGGCATCCCTCACCGAATCCGGAAAGGCCCTCGCATGA
- the argF gene encoding ornithine carbamoyltransferase, producing the protein MTRHLLRDDDLTPSEQAEILDLALELKKDRWANKALAGPQTVAVIFDKSSTRTRVSFAVGIADLGGSPLIISTANSQLGGKETPSDTARVLERQVAAIVWRTYAQAGLEEMAEGTTVPVVNALSDDFHPCQLLADLLTIREHKGDLKGLTLTFFGDGQSNMAHSYALAGVTAGMHVRVASPADYSPRADVVEAADRRAAETGGSITLYTDAVEAAAGADVVVTDTWVSMGKEEEKLARIRDLGGYKVTPETMSIADPEAIFIHCLPADRGYEVDSEVIDGPQSVVWDEAENRLHAQKALLVWLLDKKDA; encoded by the coding sequence ATGACCCGCCACCTGCTGCGCGACGACGATCTGACCCCCTCCGAGCAGGCCGAGATCCTCGATCTCGCCCTCGAGCTGAAGAAGGACCGCTGGGCGAACAAGGCGCTCGCCGGGCCGCAGACCGTGGCGGTCATCTTCGACAAGTCCTCGACCCGCACCCGGGTCTCGTTCGCGGTCGGCATCGCGGACCTCGGCGGCTCGCCCCTGATCATCTCCACCGCCAACAGCCAGCTCGGCGGCAAGGAGACGCCGTCCGACACGGCGCGCGTGCTGGAGCGCCAGGTCGCCGCCATCGTCTGGCGCACCTACGCCCAGGCGGGGCTCGAGGAGATGGCCGAGGGCACCACGGTTCCCGTGGTCAACGCTCTCTCTGACGACTTCCACCCCTGCCAGCTGCTCGCCGACCTGCTCACGATCCGCGAGCACAAGGGCGACCTCAAGGGCCTGACCCTGACCTTCTTCGGCGACGGGCAGAGCAACATGGCGCACTCGTACGCGCTCGCCGGCGTCACCGCCGGGATGCATGTGCGCGTCGCCTCGCCCGCCGACTACTCGCCCCGCGCCGACGTGGTCGAGGCTGCGGATCGCCGCGCCGCCGAGACCGGGGGATCGATCACCCTCTACACCGATGCGGTCGAGGCCGCGGCCGGAGCCGACGTCGTCGTCACCGACACGTGGGTGTCGATGGGCAAGGAGGAGGAGAAGCTCGCCCGCATCCGCGATCTCGGCGGATACAAGGTGACTCCTGAGACCATGTCGATCGCCGATCCGGAGGCGATCTTCATCCACTGCCTCCCGGCCGACCGCGGATACGAGGTCGACTCCGAGGTCATCGACGGCCCGCAGAGCGTCGTCTGGGATGAGGCTGAGAACCGCCTGCACGCGCAGAAGGCCCTGCTGGTCTGGCTGCTCGACAAGAAGGACGCCTGA